One Micromonospora sp. WMMD812 genomic window carries:
- a CDS encoding roadblock/LC7 domain-containing protein: MRQSTKQSADLDWLLDELVQRVPAAREAVVLSADGLLIGASADLDRADAEHLCALAAGFASLARGASRHVDGGPVRQTVVEMESAYLFVTTAGQGACLAVVSDADADIGLVAYEMAMLVIRVGENLSAPARPTAGAGDAD; encoded by the coding sequence GTGCGGCAATCGACGAAGCAGAGCGCCGATCTCGACTGGCTGCTCGACGAGTTGGTGCAACGCGTACCGGCCGCCCGTGAGGCCGTGGTGCTGTCGGCGGACGGCCTGCTGATCGGCGCCTCCGCCGACCTCGACCGGGCCGACGCCGAGCACCTCTGCGCCCTGGCCGCCGGCTTCGCCAGCCTCGCCAGGGGGGCCAGCCGACACGTCGACGGCGGGCCGGTCCGGCAGACCGTGGTGGAGATGGAGTCCGCGTACCTCTTCGTCACGACCGCCGGTCAGGGCGCCTGCCTCGCCGTCGTGAGCGACGCGGACGCGGACATCGGTCTGGTCGCGTACGAGATGGCGATGCTGGTCATCCGGGTGGGTGAGAATCTGAGCGCCCCCGCCCGTCCGACAGCGGGGGCCGGCGATGCGGACTGA
- a CDS encoding DUF742 domain-containing protein yields MRTEPPGPQHEWLDGEAGPVVRPYTLTGGRVRSAVDGFDLVAYVLAGPDAADPQLPPEHRRLVELAHQPVPVAELAVELDLAVGVVRVLLGDLLDRGLVAVHEPPAAAHLPHDEILKAVVSGLRAL; encoded by the coding sequence ATGCGGACTGAGCCGCCGGGGCCGCAGCACGAGTGGCTGGACGGCGAGGCCGGCCCGGTCGTCCGCCCCTACACCCTGACCGGCGGTCGGGTGCGCTCCGCGGTCGACGGCTTCGACCTGGTCGCGTACGTCCTGGCCGGGCCCGACGCCGCCGACCCGCAGCTGCCGCCGGAGCACCGGCGCCTGGTGGAGCTGGCCCACCAGCCGGTCCCCGTGGCGGAGTTGGCCGTCGAGCTGGACCTCGCCGTCGGCGTGGTCCGGGTTCTGCTCGGGGACCTGCTCGACCGCGGTCTGGTCGCGGTGCACGAGCCGCCCGCCGCGGCCCACCTACCCCACGACGAGATCCTCAAGGCGGTGGTCAGTGGACTCCGTGCGCTATGA
- a CDS encoding ATP/GTP-binding protein, translating into MPLALKILVAGGFGAGKTTLVSALSEVRPLQTEEILSGAGVGTDDLSGVEAKSTTTVAMDFGRITINDDLQLYLFGTPGQDRFWFLWDELAFGALGAVVLADTRRLADCFPSIDYFEQRGIPFVVGVNCFENSRRFDLDTVRQALDLDPEVPLVLCDARDRQSGKLVLISLVEHVARQRGEPVPAA; encoded by the coding sequence ATCCCGCTGGCCCTGAAGATCCTCGTCGCCGGCGGGTTCGGGGCCGGCAAGACGACGCTGGTGAGCGCGTTGAGCGAGGTCCGGCCGTTGCAGACCGAGGAGATCCTGTCCGGCGCCGGCGTCGGCACGGACGACCTCTCCGGGGTGGAGGCCAAGTCGACCACGACGGTCGCGATGGACTTCGGCCGGATCACCATCAACGACGACCTCCAGCTCTACCTCTTCGGCACGCCGGGGCAGGACCGCTTCTGGTTCCTCTGGGACGAGCTGGCCTTCGGCGCGCTCGGAGCGGTGGTGCTCGCCGACACCCGGCGGCTGGCCGACTGCTTCCCCTCGATCGACTACTTCGAGCAGCGCGGGATCCCGTTCGTGGTGGGGGTGAACTGCTTCGAGAACTCCCGCCGGTTCGACCTGGACACCGTGCGCCAGGCCCTCGACCTCGACCCCGAGGTTCCGCTGGTGCTCTGCGACGCGCGGGACCGGCAGTCCGGCAAGCTCGTGCTGATCTCGCTGGTCGAGCATGTGGCCCGTCAGCGGGGCGAACCGGTGCCGGCGGCCTGA
- a CDS encoding lactonase family protein produces MNGRGEVVHIGCYTADSGGRGTGIVAARRDPASGGLTLLGTVAETAAPSFLARHPTLPVLYAVNELPAGAVGAWRVGVDGDLTPLGSRPTGGAEPCHLAVLPDGGHLVAANYGGGSVTVFPLDPRGVPGERSDLVVHEGHGADPERQGQAHAHMVSPDPGRGPLFAVDLGTDSVYRYDLDAASGRLVPRAPRVRTPAGAGPRHLARHPDGRRCYLVGELDATVTGYELTADGSLHQRSRVDASGRPGHVQPSEIAVRPDGLFLYVANRGVGTIAVFDLRGEQPELVSEVDTGGEWPRHFALIGEHLYVADERADMVRVFRVDPATAAPVAVGEPVPVPSPTCVLA; encoded by the coding sequence GTGAACGGTCGGGGCGAGGTCGTCCACATCGGGTGCTACACGGCGGACAGCGGCGGGCGCGGGACGGGCATCGTGGCCGCCCGGCGTGACCCGGCCTCCGGCGGGCTGACCCTGCTGGGCACGGTCGCGGAGACCGCCGCACCGTCCTTCCTCGCCCGGCACCCCACCCTGCCCGTGCTGTACGCGGTCAACGAGTTGCCCGCCGGTGCGGTCGGCGCGTGGCGGGTGGGCGTCGACGGCGACCTGACGCCGCTGGGCAGCCGCCCCACCGGCGGCGCCGAGCCGTGTCACCTGGCCGTTCTCCCGGACGGCGGTCACCTCGTGGCGGCCAACTACGGCGGGGGCAGCGTGACCGTCTTCCCGCTCGACCCGCGGGGCGTGCCGGGCGAGCGCAGCGACCTCGTCGTGCACGAGGGCCACGGGGCAGACCCGGAGCGCCAGGGCCAGGCGCACGCGCACATGGTCTCGCCGGACCCGGGCCGCGGCCCGTTGTTCGCCGTCGACCTGGGCACCGACTCGGTCTACCGGTACGACCTCGACGCGGCCTCCGGTCGGCTGGTGCCCCGGGCGCCGCGGGTGCGTACGCCGGCCGGCGCGGGGCCCCGGCACCTGGCCCGCCATCCGGACGGGCGGCGGTGCTACCTGGTCGGCGAGCTGGACGCGACGGTGACCGGCTACGAGCTGACGGCCGACGGGTCACTGCACCAGCGCAGCCGGGTGGACGCGAGCGGGCGCCCCGGCCACGTCCAGCCGTCGGAGATCGCGGTGCGGCCGGACGGGCTGTTCCTCTACGTGGCGAACCGGGGAGTCGGCACGATTGCCGTCTTCGACCTGCGAGGGGAGCAGCCGGAGCTGGTCTCCGAAGTGGACACCGGCGGGGAGTGGCCACGGCACTTCGCGTTGATCGGCGAGCACCTCTACGTCGCCGACGAGCGGGCCGACATGGTCCGTGTCTTCCGGGTCGACCCCGCGACCGCGGCGCCCGTCGCGGTCGGTGAACCTGTCCCGGTGCCGAGCCCGACCTGCGTCCTGGCCTGA